TGGGTCCAATAATTCTTCCTTTAAGCAGCTGATTCTCATGGGAAAATCCCCAAGATTCAGCTTCAATTCTACTATCAGCCTTGTGCAGAGACTGGCAACCAAAgacaattctttaaaaacaatgtGGGTGAAGTCTGCTCTCATTCACACTTGCACAAACCCCACTGACGGTATTATAGAGGGTTTCTCAGCAAGCTGCATTTTTGGTGTTTGGCATTGGGGTGGCTTGCAGTTTAACTTCACTAGGGGCACTTTCACCCTGTGCTCCAGGCTGGCACCCAGAGCTGCAGGACATGCCTGTATAGAAGACATCCATTATCATGCAGGATCACCTGGGAAATACAGCTTCCCTGTGTAACCGGTGGTGATAAGTAACTGCCTCGCTCAGGGCCTTGGGATCATCCCCTGGCAGAGTTTAATACTGTGAACTGACTGCAAAGGGAGCAGGAACCCAAGTGTGGTCACCAAAATAAGGTGGGACGGCCCGGTCCTTCCCACTCTCGGTATGCTTAGCACAGCACTCCAGGGGATGTTATTCCCTCCATTTAATAAACTGCTGGTTAGCAAAGAGCAAGGGGAAAGTCAGACCTACATCTCCTCCAGCTCTAGGGATGCAGAGTGAAAGCAGCACACATCCTTCCCTTGGCGCAGGAGTGGAAATTTATTTTTGCCACCTCAGCAATTCCCTAGAAAAACAGCAACGCTGACTTGGTCACTTGAAGGCTTTAGATACTCCACATTTGTTGCCTTTTAGGAGATAAGTTGAAACATACTGAGTTTtgagaaggatttaaaaaaaaaaaaaataaattacaatataGAATAGTACAATCCTGTGAAAAAGCTaagaacagaaaatacagtttcacGGCTGATGGTCACTGCACTCTACCATCACCCTTTTAGCTTGCAAAAGTGAAATTATGGGCCTTCCTGAAACCATTTCAGGTCAATTACCATTTGTTTATGCAGCTGGTAACAATTATTACAGATGCTACTGGGGACTTTGAGACATAAAAAAATGACGGACCCAACGTTGTCACAACAGGAACGGTCTATCAGATAACTGAATATCCCAGCAACCTTTGTCAGGCTGGCTAACATTTTGCTTAGTTAATACAGCTGCCATTTAACCTCGGACAGACAGGCATTCACGATCCCTACCTGATAAAAAACACCCTAACGAAACaaggcttttgttttttaatttattttgcaaatctACCAATTCGTTTTATGAAAGTATGAAATCCTATGTGGTTACATTAAACAGTTACATTACAATCCAGGTAATACAAATAACCACTACAAAGTTAGTTTCAGGTACTCTTGGACACAAGTAgatttaacattatttaaaataaaaataagtcacaaagaagagaaaaatagccTTGTGATTGTCAGAGAATTTAGTTTAAAGTAAGGAACCCACTGTAGACTCTCCTTGTCCTACAAAAAGTTAAGAGAGGAACACTGATGTTTACATCATCTTTCAATGTTAATGCTCAGTTAGACCCATGAAACAAATTTAAGTGCACACATCTACTCAGATAACAGTAATTCACAAGTTGTTTGGAAACCAGTGTCAGATTTCATTCTCTGGAAATCACATTTACAGTGTAACATCACCAACATCCTTGCTTTCAGATGCATAAAAATCCCGTAATATCATTTGTAAAACACACTAGAGCTTCAAATCTGTTCCAATTGAATTCAGTGGGAGAAGGATCAGTTCCTACATTTAATAAGTACTCTTGATTTACCGAAATCCTTACAAAACAGCCTCCTTCCCAggaatgaaattaatttagtgTACAAAATACTGTAATAATTCAGCAAAACCTTTAGCTTCACTATCCAGCAATTGACACTGCAACTGCATTTCTGAGGACCTTTATGCGTGATCATTCTTTCCACCAGCAACAGGACACATGAAGACACCAAGTAACTGTGCTTAGTAAGAACTTGGAGCTACATAaagtataaaaatcaaataacaGATTGAATTAATCTAAAACCTGTTCTCCCAACACCCATCTGACACACCTCTAGTGTCATTCTGCTGCCTGTAAACTGCCACTTCTGATGAGACATCTGTCAATCACAATTGCATAACTGCTTCTCAGGAAGCAACTAAATGGGCTTTGATTTTCTAGCTACATCTCCACATCGTGTATGTAATTTGGGGCAAAACGTCCAAGATGCTACAGCCACATACAATGCAACAATTTCACAGAAGTAAGGAGAGCTgtttatgggggaaaaaaggcaggtcaGGTACAATCCCGATGACCTGTGGCACAAAGGAGATTAAAACAGTTCATTCTCTTGTAGCCTTCACCTCTTTTAACTAGGATATCCAAAATGATGTGACCCCTCAAATCTCCACATGTGCAACTAACCTGCAGACCTCCTTGTAGTACAGAAATGAAGCCAGCAGCATCTTGGCAGGGCTTCGAAGAGAACCAGACATTTATCCACAAGAGTATCTTTTAACACTGATCACCtcaaaaaacttaaaaagaacCAGACAGGTTACACAAAACTGTACAAACTGTTCACCTGGACCTAAAGTGCCATCAAACTATGGAAGCAAAAAAGAAGTTACTGTTGAGGGCAGTAGCTATTGTTAAGTGTCTACAGAAGGCTTTATTCCCCTGAAGCAGGTAACATTTGCTACAGTCTTGGAAATGGTACCAAGCTGGTGGGAATGTTATTATAACCAAGGTTagcaattttcttccttcctgacAAACACCACTCTTAGCCAACACACCAAAGCCAATTAGACTGCACTTACTGGTGGCTGACTGCAGAACTTTCCCTAGAAGGTAGTTTAAAATGGTAAGAGATGCTTCAGTTTCAcattctctgaaatatttaatttgttcaGACCCTTTGTTATGAGCACCCATTGCAACAGACAGCCCCACCCTGTTATTACCACTGAGCCTGCTTGTTTCCATCACTACTCATGTAAACGTAATGTCAAATCCTCTTAAGAATCCTGAGCAGCCATCCAGAATCACTTGTTCAACTGACATTTCTGTAataataaggaaagaaaaaagagttgtGGGAAATTAAATGGTGCTCCTGTTGCCAAGTTGTTAAAATTATATGGCAATATGCTTCCAGTAGttgtaagaaattaatttgtgGAGTGGTTACAAGCCTTACATCTACTAAATCTCAACAGGATATAAAATGCTATTTAAGTGATACAACTTACAAatgttaaggagaaaaaaaagtcagcacCAAAGAGTGAAAGAAGAAATTAGATTCTTGTCTGCACTCTGATTCCTTGAGGCTGGATCTCTACAGCTGAGGAAGCCGTGCAGGAGATCCTTGGTGAAGTACACACCTATGTGAGTACGTCTGTCAGCACCTGCGCCTCTCCCTTCTGCCACCCCTTCAGCAGATGAAGCAGGGCACTGTCACTGGGTTACTCCACTCCTGTAAACGGTGTCTGGCAAACAGCTCAGCCAGCCCCTCCCCTAACCACTCTCCCTTCAACTGCCTTCTGAAAGTACTAGCCAGAGCAAAGTGCCactacttttccttcctttattatAATGTTGTTCAGAAAGAACTGCCCGAGACACCCGATCTAtagatgaattattttttaaattataccaGTACACactattgtaattttttttctcacagcaaTGACAAATACAATATAAAACTTTGGATTTTCTATAGGGAGTGAAATCAGCAAAGTCCAAAGAAAGACAGTGCTGGCAGTGCTGTTACTGCTCCATTGTGTAAGACAGAACCAGGGTAAGGCGCTTTGGCAATCAGCACCAAGTTCAAGTGACAAGATTTGTAATAACAATTTGCTCTCCACACACTAGAGTACGCACAAGTTTTCTGCAGATGCATGAAAAACTGAGACCCTCTGGTTGTTCTCTACGCTGCTTTAAAACTACAACAAATTTATTTAATCCAGCAGCAGATCCCGGTACTATTCTTTTCCTAAGTACAGTACTTTTTGACAGCAACATAGAAGTACACGACACAAAACATTTGTTCAAGCTCACCGTGGTTCTGTTGGGCTACATGCACCAAGAGGCAATTCAAAAAGAGCACACAACTCAATTCATCAAGACCACAACACTGACTCAAAGGAATTCCGGCTCcactttgtgaagaaaaaaagaattcacaAAGGAAAAGGTCTTATTGCAAGTTGTACTGCTCAGCTTGGTCACTTCTAATAGAGGTCAGAAGTATCAGAAGCTACCAAGGAGCCAAGGACAAAGAATTCCTATTTTGTAAGTATTTAAAGTATAGCaaacttgctttaaaaagaaaagccattgcACAATATTCCAAATGGCCTTCTCTAACAGATTTGAAATCATTAGATCAATACtgacagaaaatacagatttcagtAGCAGTTCTGGCACCTTGCGATTTGGAAAACTTGTGCATACGGGACTGAGGCAGCTTGTTTGCAGATCCCTTTCTGGCAGTATCGTAGGGTCAGCTGTGCTTCTGTCACAACAGCACATCGCTGGACTCAGCAGGCGCCTTCCTCAGAAGGCACAAACTGGCAGCTGTCGTGAGAAACAGTGTCAATGCTCTGCACTTCTGACTGGGGGTGAATGGACACCTGAACAGCTATCTCTTGACCTTGCTCATTCATGGACCCATCGTCTGAATCCCCAGCTGGAGAATCGCTGCGCTTGATCTCTGGGTCGATGGGGTATAGCGCAGCTTGGGTACCGCAGCCTTGGGTCTGCTTTTCCTCCTCACCAACTTCATCGGGATCGTCAACTCGCACAGCCTCAAAGATCTCCTCCATGAACGCCCTGCAGTTAAGGATCAGAGGTGGAAGGGGAATGCTTCTGGCAAGCTCTTCAATGTACCGAGCAAACTCCATGGTCTTAAACTGAGTAACTTTGGCCAACTCTAGCGTTTTGGCAGATGTAATGATAGGGATACGCTTGGCTATCTCAAAAGCCTTCTGAAGCTTTTCAGCCCCTTCCGTCCTGAAGAACTCATTGATAGCCTTCTCTGTTTTGCGGAGGTGACTGCTCATCATGCACAGACGGGTTATGTTTAAAATGAGGGTGATAGCAAAGGCAACGAGGCACACAATCATGTAGTAGATACTCATGTCTCCTGAGGTGAAGATAACCCTCAGGGTGACTGTGTAATATAAGGTGTCATTATGATTAACACCTGCACATGTGTATCGCCCTCGGTCAGCAAAGTTGACCTTTGTGATGTTAAGGGAATTATCAGCAATCCTCCACCGGCCACCTGGAGATTCAAAAGAAATAAACtgaggaaatgaaacaaaaatcactAGGTAAACTAGATATGTGCTGTTTGCTCCATCAACAGGAGAGAGAGCTTCGAACTAAGCAGTCCATTTCTAGCATAACACAAACAGTACACCAAGGACTGAAATTTCCTTTTCATGCTTGTGATACAGAAAGCTATAGCCCAGTTACCAATCCTACTCCTTAATGGTAAATTATTCTGCATGAGTGCTACTCTGGTTTTACTCCTTTCTCTCATCTGCACTCCCCTGTGTGCTTTTGGACCACTAGCTCGTTCTGACAGGGAACGTAATTCTTAACTAGTGCTTCTCACCCACTGTGGAACACTATGTTGAAAGACTGTCCTTTATAAAGTCTAATTTTCCGTATGTTCAGAGTCAAAAGTCAAGTGACCCATGAAAAAGATCACTGTCTGTAAATGGCTCCGCTGGCAAAAGAACTCAGGATTTTCTCGAGACAGTTTTCTGCTGAGCATGCAGTGCTGATATACAAAACCcatgtaaaaataaatcagtaaaagaACCTAGCCCTATACAGTATTTCCTATGCATTTATAACTTAGGGGGAAAACGGTTTTCATAACTCATTCTTCTAATTACCTTGAACTAATCTCCATATGGCATTATAACTACAAAGAGGTTACTGAATACTTAAAGCAGAAAGATGGAGTCTGAAAAGATCCTATCAATTAGCTTGATGACCTTCATTAATACTAATAAAGAAACCCAAATGCATCTctaaaagacattattttttgaaaattaaaaactacaGGGACAGAACTGTAAGAGACAATGGCTAGGAAAATATATTCTCCCTCTTGT
This genomic interval from Athene noctua chromosome 12, bAthNoc1.hap1.1, whole genome shotgun sequence contains the following:
- the MFAP3 gene encoding microfibril-associated glycoprotein 3 gives rise to the protein MKLSYCLLILTVSADLSIGFTLENVAFNGTVAFRSFNASLHTVSQALVSSPAHHDIIAKEGTSILIECKLNISQYEYILWYNSRGHLLQQKDEGGRWRIADNSLNITKVNFADRGRYTCAGVNHNDTLYYTVTLRVIFTSGDMSIYYMIVCLVAFAITLILNITRLCMMSSHLRKTEKAINEFFRTEGAEKLQKAFEIAKRIPIITSAKTLELAKVTQFKTMEFARYIEELARSIPLPPLILNCRAFMEEIFEAVRVDDPDEVGEEEKQTQGCGTQAALYPIDPEIKRSDSPAGDSDDGSMNEQGQEIAVQVSIHPQSEVQSIDTVSHDSCQFVPSEEGAC